In SAR202 cluster bacterium, the genomic stretch TTTTTTAGTTTTATTAAAGTATTTCATTAAAAAATTATTAATTTTATTACAAGCTTGGTTTGCTAACTCTGGGGAAGCTGCAGTGCCGGTCCCTATTGCCCATAAAGGTTCATAAGCGACAACCAATTGATTACAATTTTTCACATTTTGCAAAGCAGACTCTAACATTTCGTTCAGTGTCGAATCTAAATCTCCTTGATTTCGTTGTTCAATATTTTCACCAATACAAAGAATTGGAATCAAATCGCTTTCTATAGCTCTTAATATTTTCAAATTTATAATGTTATTAGTTTCTCCATACATCGTTCTTCTTTCAGAATGCCCAACAATAACATACTTGCAATATGGTGATAGCATATCTGCCGATATTTCACCAGTATAAGCTCCTGATGACTCATGTGAAATATTTTGAGATCCAAGGTTAATAGAAGAATTTTTTAATATACCAGCAGCTGATACAATTGAAGTATACGGAGGACAAATCACAATATTAATATCAGACTTTTGTTGAATCCCATTATTAATTTCAGTGACCAATTCAAGAGATTCTAAATTAGTTTTATTCATTTTCCAATTAGCAACAATTAAATAAGACAAACCAGAACCTCCTTATGTTATTTAATTCTGTTTCTTTGCCTGATTTGCTACTGCATTGGTTCTTTTAGCTATATCTTCAGGGTCACCAAGATAGTAGTGATTAATAGGATTTAAATCATTATCAAATTCATAAATAAGCGGAATACCTGTTGGAATATTAAACTCATTAATTTCTTCATCGTTCATATTATCTAAAAATTTAATTAAAGCTCGGCAACTGTTCCCATGAGCTACTAACAAAACATTTTTACCTGCTTCTAAATCTTTCTTAATTGCCTCATTCCAAACAGGTATGACCCGATCGAGAGTATCTTTTAATGACTCTGTGCGAGGAATATTTAGTCCTTTATATCGTCTATCAGATTCAAAACTTCTAGGGTCATCGGGTTTTAATTCTTCAGGTCTTACTGTATAGCTTCTTCGCCACATCTGAACCTGTTCAATACCATATTTCTCGGCTGTTTCGACTTTGTTTAATCCAATCAAATCACCATAGTGACGTTCGTTCAATCGCCAGGATCTATTTACAGGTATCCACATTAAATCCATATCATCCATAATTACCCATAAAGTCCTTATAGCTCTTTTTAATACTGAAGTATATGCAACATCAAACTGTATTCCACTTGATAATAATTCATTTGCAGCAAGCTTAGCTTCAGATATACCTTCTTCACTCAAATCAACATCTATCCAACCTGTAAACCGATTTTCAAGATTCCATTTGCTTTGTCCATGTCTAATAATTGCTAAAGGCACCACTATCTCCTCATATTTATAAACTATAAATCTACTACATCCACATCAGGTATTTTTGACACCCCAATTAAGTCTTTACCTTCCAGAAATTCGAGAGATGCTCCTCCTCCTGTAGATATATGAGTGACTGCATTAACTAAACCTAATTTATTAATGGCTTCTGCTGTTGATCCACCACCAACTATGCTCGTAACATTTTTTATATTTGCAACAGCTTCTGCAAGTCCCCTTGTTCCATTTGAAAATTGTTCGAACTCGAATACTCCCATTGGACCATTCCAAACTATAGTTTTACAATTATTTAGTTTGGAAATAAATAATTTGAGTGTTTCTGGGCCAATATCCATAACAAAACCTTTATCTTTTAATTCTGTTAAAGAGACTGTTTTGTACTTACTATCTATACTAAATGAATCCGCCACAACTACATCAGTAGGTAATATAACTTCAGTATTATTTTCTTTAGCCAATTGCAAAATTGATTTTGCGATGTTTACACTTTCCTCATCAATAGGGCCTTCCCCTACCGAATATCCTAACGCTGAAAAGAATATCATAGCCATCCCGCCACCAACTACTAGCAAATCTAACTTCTCAAACATATTTTGCAATAAATTTATTTTATCAACTATTTTTGCTCCGCCCATGATTGCAGCCATAGGTCTTGCTGGATCATCGAGAGCTGCACTTAAGTTTCGTAGTTCTTTCTCCATCTGGAAACCGGCATAACTAGGAAGAAAATCAGCTATTCCACTTATTGATGCATGATCACGATGGGAAGTACTAAAAGCATCGTTGACATAAATATCTGCCAAAGATGCAAGTGACCGGCAAAATGCTATTTCATTTGCTTCTTCTGCACCATAAAATCTAACATTTTCTAAAACCATAACATCTCTGGGCGCCATTTCGTTAGCCGCTTCACGAACTACATCACCAATTGTTTCCCGTACATATATAGTTTCTTGTCCAAGTAAAGCATTTAGTCGTTTTGCTACAGGAAACATACGCATTTCTTTAACAATTTTGCCTTTGGGTCTATCAAAATGCGAACACAAAATTATTTTACAATTGTTTTGCTGTAAATAACGAATTGTGGGAAGTGAGGCAAAAATACGTGTATCGTCAGATATTTGTCCTGTTATAGGATCTAAAGGAACATTAAAATCAACTCTCACTAAGACAGTTTTATCACTACAATCGGCGTCTCTAATAGTTCGTTTCATTAACAATTCCTCACAAAGTTTTTATTGCTTATCAAGACATATATATTTTATAAAAGCTAGTAAATCACTTTCAACACTTAAACTTAAACCCAGTTGTGAAAATCCATCAATAATCAGATCAAAATATTCATTTATATATTTTAAAGATTTGTTTTTGATATCTAATAAAGTAAGTAGCTCAGTTATCTTTTGGGCATCCTCTTCGGAAACCACACGTTGATAAAAAAGGTTTGCTAATTCCCGCTTTTGACTTACATCTGATTCAGAAAATGCCATCACAATTGGAAAAGTTTTCTTCTTGTTTAACAAATCTAAGCTATTATGATCCAAAGTATTTGTTGCCGGCCATATTGAATTAATATCAGATGTAATTTGACTGGCATATGCAATATTTTGTGCTAATGAAGTAATTAATAAACCATTCTTTGATAAAATCTCAGTTCCACATAAAGCTAATTGAAATGCACATTCAAATAATGAAGCAATTTTTTTTTGGACCATAATAAAATAATCATTAAGAAAAAAATCTATCCTTTCAAGTGAGGATAAATCTTCATGAATTCCTTCACATACTAGTAAACTAGAATTTTCTAGAAATCTTAATCGTTCATAAAGATTTTCTTTAGACGATTGGGTAGGTGAATTTACAAGTGCTAGCCTTGCCATAGCATGCAAGCCATCACCAACATTGATTGCTTGCGCTGGGCCATGTAATGCCCACAAAGTAGGTCGATTATTTCTATATTGAATTCCTTCACCAATATCTATATGAACTTCGGTAAACAGTTTTAACAACTCTAAGGATACAGCATTAGAAATATCAAATTCTATTGAGTTGTTAGCTAATTCAGAAACAAGCAGCGTTAGTATACCTAATTCCCAAATACGATTATTTTCTATACTAGGATTAATTTCTCCTAGTTCATCTCTTAATCCTACCTGATACTCCATTATTCGATAAATAGACGCTTCTCTATCAGAAAAAATATTCTGGATTGATTTAGAGATCGATGTATTATGCTTAGAAATATTATCAGTAATCATATTTTTTCACAGTATTAGTGGAATCTATTATATACCTTTTGAATAGTTTCAAAAGGGATTGCCCCTTGTCGAAGTAAATTTAATTTGTTGTTAGTAAATTCTATAATTGTAGATGGCTCACCTTGGATAATATTTTCTGAAGTAGGAAAAACGTAATCTACTAGTCCCTTAAAATTACTTTGAGCCTCATCATAATTACCCACTGGAGCCAGTCCAGAAAAATTAGCACTTGTACCTGTAATTGGTCTACCAAGTTCAGCTGCAATACGGCGAGGAACATCATGATTAGGAATTCTTAGTGCAACTCCAGAATGACCGCCAGAAACAAACTCTGATATTGAATTGTTCTTAGGCATTACTATTGTTAAAGCCCCCGGCCAAAAGTGCTCGCACAAATTTATAACGTCATCTGGCGGTGTATCTGTAACTAATTTTAACTGATCAACATTAGCTAATAAAAGTGGAATTCCTGCATTTTCATCACGAGATTTTAAATTTATTAATTTTTGTAACGCTAAGTCATTTTTGTAATCAACAGATAGTCCAAATTGAGTGTCTGTTGGCAAACAAACAACCCCACCAGATTGAATTATTTTAACTGCTTGATCAATTTTATTATCCATATAATTATCCTGTTTTTAATATTAGAAATTCGTGTAAATTTAATGCTTGACTGAGTATAGCATAAATGCTAACCTCGAAAACAATTACAATTTGCGTAACCACCTTGGAAGTTATTAAGATAATATGAACTCTAAATCTGAAATCCACAATGAAGAATCTATAATAATTGTTGATTTTGGATCTCAATTTAGTCACCTAATAGCTAGAAGACTCCGCGAAATTAATGTCTATAGTATTTTGATACCACCATCTAGTGATTTTGATACTGTGAAACGACTAAAGCCAAAAGGAATAATACTTTCTGGAGGTCCCTATAGTGTTTATGACACGAATGCCCCACTTGCACCTGATTGGGTTTATACTTCCAATTTACCTATACTAGGTATCTGTTATGGCATGCAATTAATTACACACCAATTAAATGGCAAAGTGACAGCTTCTTCGAAACGTGAATATGGGCATGCAAAACTTAACAAAAATAACCTTTCAACTACTTTATTAGACTCTATTGATGATAATAACGACGTATGGATGAGTCATGGAGATAAAATTGATAGCTTACCAATTGATTTTGAATGTATAGCAAGTACTGAAAATACACCATTCGCTGTAATCAAAAAAGATAATATATATGGTCTCCAATTTCATCCTGAAGTTTCTCATACAAATAATGGTATTCAAATTCTAAAAAATTTCGTTTATAAAATTTGTGGATGTATAGGTGATTGGACCCCCGAAAACTTTATCACTAAATCAGTGGATGAAATCAAGGAGATCGTCGGTGAAAATACTGTCATTTGTGCCCTGTCTGGAGGTGTTGACTCTTCAGTAACTGCAAGACTAATTCATGAGGCAATAGGTGATCAACTGCAATGTATATTTGTAAATAACGGACTATTACGCAAAGATGAATCAAAAAATGTTATTGAAGCCTTTGAAAAGTTTACAGATTTTAATCTCACCTATATAAATGCTGAAAGACAGTTTCTAAAGTCATTAAAAAATATTATTGATCCTGAGGAAAAACGTAAAATTATAGGAACGGAATTTATAAATATTTTCGAAGAATATTCGAAAAATAACTTTGCGAACGCAAAGTTCTTAGCACAAGGTACTCTCTATCCTGATGTCATTGAGAGTGAATCTAGTGACAATTCTAATTCAGCTAAGATTAAAACTCACCACAATGTTGGCGGTTTGCCAGAAAAAATGTCTCTTAAATTACTAGAACCTTTACGATATTTATTTAAAGATGAAGTAAAAAGCATAGGGAAATCACTGGGTCTTTCTGATGAATTACTGTACCGACAACCATTTCCTGGACCTGGATTAAGTATAAGAATCTTAGGTGAAGTAACTAAACAAAAACTAGATATTCTACGTGATGTTGATTGGATAGTCATTGATGAAATCAAATCTGCAAATCTATACCATTCCCTCTGGCAAAGCTTCGCTGTTTTAACTAATGCTAAAACAGTTGGGGTTATGGGTGATCACCGTACATATAGTTATGTTGCTGCAATCAGGGCAG encodes the following:
- the tpiA gene encoding triose-phosphate isomerase; translation: MSYLIVANWKMNKTNLESLELVTEINNGIQQKSDINIVICPPYTSIVSAAGILKNSSINLGSQNISHESSGAYTGEISADMLSPYCKYVIVGHSERRTMYGETNNIINLKILRAIESDLIPILCIGENIEQRNQGDLDSTLNEMLESALQNVKNCNQLVVAYEPLWAIGTGTAASPELANQACNKINNFLMKYFNKTKK
- the gpmA gene encoding 2,3-diphosphoglycerate-dependent phosphoglycerate mutase, whose product is MVPLAIIRHGQSKWNLENRFTGWIDVDLSEEGISEAKLAANELLSSGIQFDVAYTSVLKRAIRTLWVIMDDMDLMWIPVNRSWRLNERHYGDLIGLNKVETAEKYGIEQVQMWRRSYTVRPEELKPDDPRSFESDRRYKGLNIPRTESLKDTLDRVIPVWNEAIKKDLEAGKNVLLVAHGNSCRALIKFLDNMNDEEINEFNIPTGIPLIYEFDNDLNPINHYYLGDPEDIAKRTNAVANQAKKQN
- a CDS encoding phosphoglycerate kinase yields the protein MKRTIRDADCSDKTVLVRVDFNVPLDPITGQISDDTRIFASLPTIRYLQQNNCKIILCSHFDRPKGKIVKEMRMFPVAKRLNALLGQETIYVRETIGDVVREAANEMAPRDVMVLENVRFYGAEEANEIAFCRSLASLADIYVNDAFSTSHRDHASISGIADFLPSYAGFQMEKELRNLSAALDDPARPMAAIMGGAKIVDKINLLQNMFEKLDLLVVGGGMAMIFFSALGYSVGEGPIDEESVNIAKSILQLAKENNTEVILPTDVVVADSFSIDSKYKTVSLTELKDKGFVMDIGPETLKLFISKLNNCKTIVWNGPMGVFEFEQFSNGTRGLAEAVANIKNVTSIVGGGSTAEAINKLGLVNAVTHISTGGGASLEFLEGKDLIGVSKIPDVDVVDL
- a CDS encoding threonylcarbamoyl-AMP synthase, which produces MDNKIDQAVKIIQSGGVVCLPTDTQFGLSVDYKNDLALQKLINLKSRDENAGIPLLLANVDQLKLVTDTPPDDVINLCEHFWPGALTIVMPKNNSISEFVSGGHSGVALRIPNHDVPRRIAAELGRPITGTSANFSGLAPVGNYDEAQSNFKGLVDYVFPTSENIIQGEPSTIIEFTNNKLNLLRQGAIPFETIQKVYNRFH
- the guaA gene encoding glutamine-hydrolyzing GMP synthase, whose translation is MNSKSEIHNEESIIIVDFGSQFSHLIARRLREINVYSILIPPSSDFDTVKRLKPKGIILSGGPYSVYDTNAPLAPDWVYTSNLPILGICYGMQLITHQLNGKVTASSKREYGHAKLNKNNLSTTLLDSIDDNNDVWMSHGDKIDSLPIDFECIASTENTPFAVIKKDNIYGLQFHPEVSHTNNGIQILKNFVYKICGCIGDWTPENFITKSVDEIKEIVGENTVICALSGGVDSSVTARLIHEAIGDQLQCIFVNNGLLRKDESKNVIEAFEKFTDFNLTYINAERQFLKSLKNIIDPEEKRKIIGTEFINIFEEYSKNNFANAKFLAQGTLYPDVIESESSDNSNSAKIKTHHNVGGLPEKMSLKLLEPLRYLFKDEVKSIGKSLGLSDELLYRQPFPGPGLSIRILGEVTKQKLDILRDVDWIVIDEIKSANLYHSLWQSFAVLTNAKTVGVMGDHRTYSYVAAIRAVQSDDAMTADWAKIPYEVLSTISNRIVNEVPSVNRVVYDITSKPPGTIEWE